The Belonocnema kinseyi isolate 2016_QV_RU_SX_M_011 chromosome 10, B_treatae_v1, whole genome shotgun sequence genome has a window encoding:
- the LOC117182256 gene encoding peroxisomal acyl-coenzyme A oxidase 3, producing METLDDLPKGPLDAYRKRASFNWKSLKVHLEGEDSVRLKAKMWDMVRSAPVLHKSNKSLTLDEYRRKCVKLIQYVLDKKPDEILYWPIELYQYNSSVTLAVSLRELMIPNVIMSLGTERHGEILQKFQSREFIGGFSLTEIAHGTNVKGMQTTATYDLKTESFILHTPNFQAAKCWAGILGNTATHAIVYAQLITPDNINHGLHPFIVPVRNPKTFLTYPGVIVGDMGEKLGLNGLDNGFMIFNQYSIPRINLLNKNADVNEEGKYVARIKDENKRFGASLGALSGGRVGITGLCAIYLTTALIIAIRYCASRKQFGSSTTEEWPVIEYQVQQIRLIPHLATTYAFTIFFSWFSKIAQDFSESLIAGEDRESLSFLGMEIHALSSAAKPLCSWSARDGIQDCREACGGHGYLKVSRLGELRSDNDANCTYEGENNVLVQQTSNWLLTQWDNVLKGKQIISPLGTAKFLEEAENILSLKFNCKTTEQTLQPENLLLSYKWLICYYLKKTYERVDNLRKNGGTNFTVRNDSQSYFAKTLSLIYAEHAVVQRFIETIKQPNFEDSERKVLSKLCSLYATWSLERRLGDFYAGGFAAPDCQIEHFFREGILLISKDLVNEAVALVDVYAPPDFVLNSPLGMSDGEVYKHLEDTLLKNPENLKRVSWWKEIRKSKL from the exons atggagaCTTTAGATGATTTGCCGAAAGGGCCTTTGGATGCTTATAGAAAACGTGCGAGTTTTAATTGGAAGTCACTTAAAGTTCATTTGGAAGGTGAAGATTCTGTGAGATTAAAG GCAAAAATGTGGGATATGGTTCGATCTGCTCCGGTGTTACATAAATCAAATAAGTCCCTAACATTGGATGAATATCGTAGAAAATGTGTAAAACTAATACAATATGTATTAGACAAGaag CCCGATGAAATTCTTTACTGGCCTATAGAGTTATATCAATACAATTCGTCAGTGACTTTAGCAGTCAGTCTTAGAGAATTAATGATACCTAACGTGATAATGAGCTTAGGAACTGAACGTCATggtgaaattttacagaaatttcaatcaagagag TTTATAGGTGGTTTTTCCTTAACGGAAATAGCCCACGGTACCAATGTAAAAGGAATGCAGACGACTGCGACCTATGACCTTAAAACAGAAAGTTTTATTCTTCACACACCAAATTTTCAAGCAGCTAAATGTTGGGCTGGTATtctag GAAACACGGCAACTCATGCTATTGTTTATGCACAGTTAATTACTCCAGATAATATAAATCATGGTTTACATCCTTTTATTGTACCAGTCCGAAATCCGAAAACATTTTTGACTTATCCTGGTGTAATAGTTGGAGACATGGGGGAAAAACTTGGACTTAACGGACTCGATAATGGTTTCATGATATTTAATCAATATTCTATCCCAAgaataaatcttttgaataaaaatgcagatGTTAATGAAGAAGGGAAATATGTTGCTCGTATCAAGGATGAAAACAAACGTTTCG GTGCATCTTTGGGTGCTTTATCAGGTGGACGAGTTGGAATCACAGGGCTTTGTGCAATCTATCTCACAACTGCATTGATAATAGCAATTCGATATTGTGCCAGCAGAAAACAATTTGGATCTTCTACAACTGAAGAATGGCCTGTGATTGAATATCAGGTTCAG CAAATTCGACTTATACCACATTTAGCAACTACATATGCCTTCACGATATTTTTCTCCTggttttcaaaaattgcacaGGATTTTTCGGAAAGTTTGATTGCAGGAGAAGATCGTGAAAGCCTTAGTTTTTTGGGAATGGAAATTCATGCATTGTCATCAGCTGCAAAACCTCTTTGTTCCTGGTCTGCTCGAGATGGTATTCAAGATTGTCGAGAAGCCTGTGGAGGTCATGGATATCTGAAAG tgTCTCGATTAGGAGAACTCAGATCAGATAACGACGCAAATTGTACTTATGAAGGAGAAAATAACGTTCTGGTTCAACAAACAAGTAATTGGTTGTTAACACAATGGGATAACGTTTTAAAAGGAAAGCAAATAATTTCTCCTCTTGGAACAgcaaaatttttggaagaagcAGAAAATATTCTTTCCCTTAAATTTAACTGCAAAACTACGGAGCAAACTTTGCAACCTGAAA atttgcTTCTGAGTTACAAATGGTTGATTTgttactatttgaaaaaaacatacgAACGAGTGGATAATCTGAGAAAAAATGGTGGGACCAACTTTACAGTGAGAAATGATTCACAATCATACTTCGCTAAAACACTTTCTTTAATTTACGCAGAG caTGCAGTCGTTCAAAGATTTATTGAAACGATTAAACAACCAAATTTCGAAGACTCCGAAAGAAAGGTATTATCAAAATTATGTTCATTATATGCTACCTGGTCTCTGGAACGAAGATTAGGAGATTTTTATGCTGGTGGATTTGCAGCTCCTGATTGTCAAATCGAACATTTTTTTCGTGAAGGAATATTATTAATTAGTAAAGATTTGGTAAACGAAGCTGTGGCTTTAGTAGACGTTTATGCTCCaccagattttgttttaaattctccaCTTGGAATGTCCGACGGCGAg gTATATAAACACTTGGAGGATACTCTCCTGAAGaatcctgaaaatttaaaacGCGTTTCGTGGTGGAAAGAAATCCGAAAATCCAAATTATGA